One Pieris napi chromosome 13, ilPieNapi1.2, whole genome shotgun sequence genomic window carries:
- the LOC125055454 gene encoding neural/ectodermal development factor IMP-L2-like — translation MYAVLLFAAAALLSNSRAAIVNRHMKLLDINNSIEANTKPTAHQTKRFITITKRPASRSAHVAGATLELTCEAIAAPAPSVHWFKNDAPVYEYDKESNEVIDTNPSSLGRVRSTLLVTRNDAPSEYTCLILSGSKTARASTVVYSSETNTDLTERSKLVPLSPKILVSYKVFVDIIGSNIVLPCRVKGHPRPIVTWTDNNGESVKKNPGMKVLRSGELVISQLRWSDMGEFTCRAKNLFGSAEAKTFVYPARPNDTDG, via the exons ATGTATGCAGTTCTGCTATTCGCCGCTGCGGCGCTACTGAGCAATTCCCGCGCAGCTATCGTCAACAGACACATGAAGTTACTCGACATAAATAACAGTATTGAGGCTAATA CAAAGCCAACAGCTCATCAGACCAAACGTTTCATTACGATTACTAAGCGGCCGGCGTCTCGCAGCGCGCACGTTGCGGGCGCGACTCTGGAGCTGACTTGCGAAGCGATCGCTGCACCAGCGCCATCTGTACATTGGTTTAAGAACGATGCTCCCGTGTATGAG TACGACAAAGAATCAAATGAGGTGATAGACACCAATCCATCATCCCTTGGTCGTGTGAGGTCAACTCTACTTGTCACTCGCAACGACGCACCGTCAGAGTATACTTGTCTTATACTCTCTGGATCCAAGACTGCTAGGGCCTCTACAGTTGTCTACAGTTCTG aaaccAATACAGATCTTACGGAACGATCCAAGCTGGTACCACTCTCGCCAAAAATTCTCGTCTCATACAAAGTGTTCGTTGACATCATCGGCAGTAACATCGTGTTGCCATGTCGCGTGAAAGGACATCCCCGACCAATAGTTACGTGGACTGATAATAATGGCGAATCTGTGAAAAAGAATCCAGGCATGAAA gtcCTTCGATCCGGAGAGCTAGTAATATCTCAGCTGCGCTGGAGTGATATGGGTGAATTCACGTGCCGCGCAAAAAATCTCTTTGGATCAGCTGAAGCCAAAACATTTGTCTATCCGGCTCGG CCGAACGACACAGACGGTTAG